A region of the Peredibacter starrii genome:
GCCCAAATTCTCTCTAATCTTGTAAGATATGTCTATGGGCCCGCGACGTTATGTGATCTGCGACATTGAGGCAACAGGGTTAGACGAAGACCGAGATCTGATTGAGATCGCGCTGATTACTTTTGAAGACGACAAAGTGATCGAGGTCTACGACACTTTAATCAATCCTCTGCGCCCGATTCCCGAGTTTATTTCAAATCTCACCATGATTTCTAACCGCGAGTTAGAAACCGCCCCGAAATTTTATGAAGTGGCCGATGCCATTCGCATGCGTTTAGAGGGAGCGGTGTTTGTTTCTCACAATACGGAATTTGATCTGGGACTTCTCCGGAAAAAATATAAGGAGATGGGACAGGAGTTGAAGGTAAAGAACTTTTGTACCTTGAAAGTTGCGCAACACGAGATTCCAGGGCTTCGGAATTATAATCTGGATGCTCTTTGTAGTTTCTTCGGAATTAAGATTGAAGAACGCCATCGTGCGGTTGGTGACGCTAAAGCGACTCTGGGTCTTTTTAAAGAGCTCTTACAGTTGCGCTTAAAGACCTACACCAAAATTTTATTTCTTCCTCATCATGAGAAGATGCTGAAGAAGATTCCTTCGAAAGCAGGGCTATTATATTTCAAAGATCCGAATGGAAAGGTCCTTCGTTTTGAAGCCTCTTTTAATATGGAGAAGACCGCTCGTGAGTTGTTAGAGGTCAAGGCCGATAATCGGGACCTCCTTATG
Encoded here:
- a CDS encoding 3'-5' exonuclease; translated protein: MGPRRYVICDIEATGLDEDRDLIEIALITFEDDKVIEVYDTLINPLRPIPEFISNLTMISNRELETAPKFYEVADAIRMRLEGAVFVSHNTEFDLGLLRKKYKEMGQELKVKNFCTLKVAQHEIPGLRNYNLDALCSFFGIKIEERHRAVGDAKATLGLFKELLQLRLKTYTKILFLPHHEKMLKKIPSKAGLLYFKDPNGKVLRFEASFNMEKTARELLEVKADNRDLLMKVEMVEGEVTGSALIAEFKKLLFHPYQPHWMIVTQELDTGEKFFKIRPYKKGLNGLWYFKEYLDAKKKLRTLEHGLKDQTFAYRDSGKSKEEIVQHNRKVDNFSKEARFPNDNLVIVGEGRTMGEKSLILVRDNHVVGYGYTEASEDEIYAGPEQYLTRRFFQHLGADLATRKYIRVLKNLRNKTESWRSLSLS